AAGTCACCGGATCCAGTAGGAACTGAAATACCATAAACATCATCTGTTGTTAATTTTACAGCCGCTTCATAAAATTCATCCCATGTTGTCGGAACCTCTATCCCTGCTTCATCTAATAAATCTTTTCTATACCACATTACCTGTGCATGTGAATATAATGGAACCGAATAATTATTCCCATCTAAAGTTCCTTCACCAAGTGTCGCTTCTGCAAATTTATTTCTACCTATAGCATCGACGACATCATTTAAAGGCATTAAAGCTTCTGCATCAATCATTTCTACTACATGTCCAGGAAGCGCTGTACTTATATCCGGAATATTTCCAGAAGCAAGTCCAGTTGTCCACTTAGTATAAAAATCCCCCCAAGAATAAGTTTCAATAATAATATTGACTTTTGGGTTCTGTTGCATAAATTCATCCGCCGCTTTTTGTATAACGTCTAGTCTTTGCCCCTGTGTAAACGAGTGCCAAAAAGTAATCTCTCCTTCAAGCTCTTGAATCTCTTCACTACCTGTATTTTCTGTTTGTGCGGTCTCTGTGTTTTCGGAACTATCTTGACTCTGCGTCTCTGGTTCTTCGTTCAAACTACATCCCATTAATGTTATCCCCATCATAACAACAATTAGTACACTGCTTAAGAACTTTTTCATAACACATTTCCTCCTAATTTTGATATGGCATTTTTTGCTTCCCATACACGTATTATAAGATGATTTTTTATGCATTTATACATAAATTCCAACTAATAGTAGCATATTACGACCATTAATCAGTCATTTCATCTAAATTCATGTGCTGTAAATCTATACTGTCTCGGGGTCATCCCAAATGCTTTTTTAAAGAGACGTATAAAATAATTAGCATCTTCAAATCCAACTTCATAGGCAATATCATTTATATTATCATCAGTCACTAAGAGAAGGCGTGCCGCTGTTGTCAAACGAATCTCTTTAATAAATTGTATGGGTGACTTTCCTGTCTGTTTTTTAAAGAGCCGACGAAAGGTAGTTTCCGCTAGTCCAGACATGATACTTAGCTGGTTAGATGTATATTTTTCTGTCGGATGGGACACGATATAATCAATAACCACCCGAATCCTAGGATCTTCCATTAGATCTTGAGTCTTTGCTCGTCGTCGAATCTCTTCTAAAGAAAACACATTTTTTTCATAGGTACGAATATTACGTTCAACTTCCGGCTTTTGACGAGATGTTTTTTCAATAATGCTTGCAATAATTAATTCTAAGTTTCCATGCATTCTTAACATTCTTGACATATCCTGTTTTTGTATACTTTCATAGGTTTCATAAAAGTAGTGTTTTAACTGCTGATCTCCCTCAATAATTTTAGGAATCCCATAATATTGAGTTAAAAAATCTGCACCTTCAAAAAAAACAGATGTAGAAAAACGTATACTAATAAATGTAAAATTATCTTCAAGCGCCTTGCAGGACATAAGGCTTCGTTCCGGTATATAGGCAATTTGTCCCTTTTTTATAATGTACTTTTCGCCTGCAATATCAAACTCACCACTTCCTTCTACAATATATCTCAACAAACTATATGGAATCACACTTTCTTGATACACCCAAGTTCGTCCAAATCGATATTTATCAACATACAAAAAATTAAATTTTACTGAATCTTCAAATGCACCCATTTTTTTACCTCCAATCAATTATATGAACATATTTTACGCGAAAACTTACTGATTCACAATAAAAAAAGTCGTATTATGCTATTATCGGTCTTTTATCACATTTAATAGTTGCATAGCATTTTATATAATGAGGCTATTAATTTTTGGAGGTCATCATATATGCTATACGATTCAATCTATACTACGAATTATTCCACTAGTTTGGAAAAGATAAGTCAAGTCCTTAAATATTTGTACACATTATCAACCAACGACCTACCCCTAAATCCTATTGTATTAATCGATAACGAAGTTTATGGGAATATCGTGGAACTTGAAACAAGACCTGAAAATCAATGTATATTTGAAGCACATGAAACCCATATTGATATTCACTATATTCTAGAAGGTATCGAGGGGATTGCCCTTGCTCATAAAGAAAAACTTCAAAGACGCACAGCATATGATTGTAAAAAAGACATCGCCTTTTTTGATGGTTCTGAGGATGAAACCCTATTTCTTGGTCCTGGTGACTTTATAGTATGTTGGCCAAATGATGCCCATAAAGTTGGTATTATGGATCAAACCCCTTCTTTCGTCAAAAAAATCGTCTTTAAAATCAAACTATAACACTTATGTTTACATCAAGAATATGCAAAAAAAATCGCCCGATTAGTCGGGCGATTTTTATAAATCATACACTTAATTTCTATAAGATGATCAAGTTTTCTTAAGGTATTTTCGTGTATCAAGGGCTACCGCAAAGACAATGATAAAACCTTTGATAATGTTTTGGTATTCGAAGGAAATATTGGCAAAAATCATTCCATAACTCATAACGGTAAACAGTAATACCCCGGCAATGGCTCCAGATACTTTACCGACACCACCACTAAAAGAAATCCCACCAACAACACAGGCCGCGATTGCATCAAGCTCATAGTTAAACCCTGAACTGTTATTGGCACTACCGATTCGACCGGCTTCTAAGAAACCACCTAATCCATAGAGCGCACCGGCTAACATATACACAAGTACAAATGTCTTAACAACGTTAACACCAGACACAGCCGCAGCTTCCGGATTACCACCGACTGCAAACATATTCTTACCAAAAACGGTTTTGTTCCATAAAACCCATACAATCACACTGACAATAATCGCATAGATGACCAACCATGGAATATAAAATCCTCCGGTAAATTCGATGGGACCAAGGGATGTAATACGTCCTTGTACAAAGCCTGAATACGCTTTATCCAAACCTCCAATCGGTTGTCCACCTTGTTCTGGCGAGTTATAGTAAAGTGTTAATACTCCATATAGGAAAACGCTCATTCCTAAGGTAACAATAAATGGATGCACCTTAAATATCGCAGCAACTAAACCGTTGATAATACTAAACACAGCACACACAGCCATTGCAATCAAAAGTGGAATGGCAAGACGCACGACAACATGCGTATTCGTTAACCAAAGCTCTGGATAAAATCTTGATGCATAATTTGTTGCTTGTAAGAGAGAAGCCGAGATAACCATGGCAAAACCAACAGAGCGTCCAAGGGACAAGTCGGTACCTTGAAGGATAATAATCCCTCCAACCCCAAAGGCTAAAATAAGCTTAACTGATGATTGACTTAATACATTAATTAATGTACTGATAGATAAGAAATTGGGTTCACGAACAATAACAATGGCAATCAGAACGGTCATTACCAAGTATATTGCATTGTTAATCAAGAAGTTCAACCAATCGCGACCACTCATTTTTTTAAATCGTTCAATTCTGGTATTTACTCTTTTTGTAAAATTCATATCATAACCACCCTACTATAAAAATTTTGCTG
This sequence is a window from Vallitaleaceae bacterium 9-2. Protein-coding genes within it:
- a CDS encoding AraC family transcriptional regulator, which encodes MGAFEDSVKFNFLYVDKYRFGRTWVYQESVIPYSLLRYIVEGSGEFDIAGEKYIIKKGQIAYIPERSLMSCKALEDNFTFISIRFSTSVFFEGADFLTQYYGIPKIIEGDQQLKHYFYETYESIQKQDMSRMLRMHGNLELIIASIIEKTSRQKPEVERNIRTYEKNVFSLEEIRRRAKTQDLMEDPRIRVVIDYIVSHPTEKYTSNQLSIMSGLAETTFRRLFKKQTGKSPIQFIKEIRLTTAARLLLVTDDNINDIAYEVGFEDANYFIRLFKKAFGMTPRQYRFTAHEFR
- a CDS encoding YhcH/YjgK/YiaL family protein, with translation MLYDSIYTTNYSTSLEKISQVLKYLYTLSTNDLPLNPIVLIDNEVYGNIVELETRPENQCIFEAHETHIDIHYILEGIEGIALAHKEKLQRRTAYDCKKDIAFFDGSEDETLFLGPGDFIVCWPNDAHKVGIMDQTPSFVKKIVFKIKL
- the mglC gene encoding galactose/methyl galactoside ABC transporter permease MglC, with the translated sequence MNFTKRVNTRIERFKKMSGRDWLNFLINNAIYLVMTVLIAIVIVREPNFLSISTLINVLSQSSVKLILAFGVGGIIILQGTDLSLGRSVGFAMVISASLLQATNYASRFYPELWLTNTHVVVRLAIPLLIAMAVCAVFSIINGLVAAIFKVHPFIVTLGMSVFLYGVLTLYYNSPEQGGQPIGGLDKAYSGFVQGRITSLGPIEFTGGFYIPWLVIYAIIVSVIVWVLWNKTVFGKNMFAVGGNPEAAAVSGVNVVKTFVLVYMLAGALYGLGGFLEAGRIGSANNSSGFNYELDAIAACVVGGISFSGGVGKVSGAIAGVLLFTVMSYGMIFANISFEYQNIIKGFIIVFAVALDTRKYLKKT